The genomic DNA ATCCAATACAACCTCCACAATCCGGTTGATGTCGCTGCGGCTCATGTCGCGCGAGTTGCGTACCAGCGGAAACTCCAGGTTTTCGCGAATGGTCATACTATCGTAGAGTGCGCTGTTCTGAAACGAAAAACCAATTTTAAGGCGCAGCGCCTGCAGTTCTTTAGGCGAGAGTAATTCCACCTCTTTGCCCAGCACATTCACGCGTCCTTCGTCTGGTTTCAGCAAACCCGAAATAATTTTGATCAGCACGGATTTACCGGTTCCGGAACGGCCCAGTACCACCAGGTTTTCCCCTTGATAGAGGTCCAGGTCCACGCCCCGCAGAATGTCAAGCTCGTCAAAAGACTTTTCCAGCCCCCTGATTTCGATGACTTTGTTGCTATAATCAATTTTCGGTTTTTCTTTTTTCATAGTTTAAATGGCGCGAATTGCATTGATGATCTGCATGGTTAGCAGCTCCTCAATAAAAATAAGGAACATCGCCGTTACCACAGCCGAGTTAGCCGCTTTTCCCACGCCTTCAGTGCCTTTAGAAGAGTGATATCCTTTGTAGCACCCCACCATGCCAACGGTGAAACCGAAGAGGAATGATTTGATGACCGACGCAAAAATATCCAGAAACGAAATAGCACTGAATACCTGCACAAAATAAGTAGTCATGCTGGTCAGCTCGTTCTGGTGCACGCTCAGGTAGGCGCCCATCAGGGCTACAAACATGGTATACATCGTCAGGGCAGGCACCATCAGCGTGGTGGCCAGCACCCGGCTCACTACCAAGAATTTAAAGGGGTTTGTGGCCGATACCTCCATGGCATCGATCTGTTCAGTCACTTTCATAGAGCCCAGTTCGGCACCGATACTGGAAGCTACCCGGCCAGCCGCAATAATAGCCGTAACCAGTGGGGCAAGCGCGCGCACAATAGCAATAGAGATAAGGGAAGGCAGC from Pontibacter liquoris includes the following:
- a CDS encoding MlaE family ABC transporter permease, with the translated sequence MRNYVTTRRLDRVFLEIYRIYTFVIRFFKEVFFPPYEVKEIITQCYEVGVRSLPLISLTGFIIGIVFTNQSRPSLAEFGATSWLPSLISIAIVRALAPLVTAIIAAGRVASSIGAELGSMKVTEQIDAMEVSATNPFKFLVVSRVLATTLMVPALTMYTMFVALMGAYLSVHQNELTSMTTYFVQVFSAISFLDIFASVIKSFLFGFTVGMVGCYKGYHSSKGTEGVGKAANSAVVTAMFLIFIEELLTMQIINAIRAI
- a CDS encoding ABC transporter ATP-binding protein gives rise to the protein MKKEKPKIDYSNKVIEIRGLEKSFDELDILRGVDLDLYQGENLVVLGRSGTGKSVLIKIISGLLKPDEGRVNVLGKEVELLSPKELQALRLKIGFSFQNSALYDSMTIRENLEFPLVRNSRDMSRSDINRIVEVVLDAVGLSQTINQMPSELSGGQRKRIGIARTLILRPEIMLYDEPTAGLDPITSIEINKLINDVQRRFNTSSIIITHDLTCARQTGDRIAMLLDGQFQRQGTFEEVFNTDDERVKSFYNYNFID